TTGTAATTAACAGACCGGAATCGCTGTCCGGAGATTTTGAACCCACAGTATCCGCTTTAAAACATGTGCTGGAAAGTATTGAAGAAAAACCGGAGATTGTAATTCTTTTACAACCTACAAATCCATTACGGCCGAAAGAACTGCTGGATAAAGCATTGGATATTTTTATCAAAAATAACTGCGATAGCCTGTTTACAGTTACCCGTAACGAACAGAAACTGGGAAAGATCAATGCACATAGATTTGTACCGTTCAATTATGAGATAGGGCAAAGAAGCCAGGATCTGGAACCGCTGTATTTTGAAAACGGATTGCTGTATATAACCAGGGCACAACTGATTTTAGAAGAAAACAGGATTATTAGTGAAAAGGCATATCCGATGATAGTGGAGCATCCTTTTGCGGCTATCGATATCGATACCCAGGATGATTTTGAATATGCATCATATTTACAACAAAAATACAAAGAACAATAGCATGAACCCATATATAGAAATAGCAGGTAGAAAAATAGGACAGGATTTTCCGCCTTTAGTAATAGCCGAAATAGGAATCAATCATGAAGGTTCTTTACAAACAGCAAAAGAAATGGTCGATGCGGCATACAGAGCAGGGGTGGAAGTGGTAAAGCACCAGACTCATATTGTTGCGGATGAGATGAGTGGTGCGGCAAAAAAAGTGATACCCGGAAATGCCGATGTTTCAATCTATGAAATTATGGAGCGTTGTGCCTTAAATGAAGCAGAAGAGCTGGAGCTTAAAAAGTATGTGGAAAGTAAAGGAATGATTTTTATTTCCACACCGTTTTCAAGAGCTGCCGCCGAAAGACTGAAGAAATTTGACATACCGGCCTATAAGATCGGATCGGGCGAATGTAATAATTATCCGCTGCTGGAACATATCGCTTCTTTTGGGAAACCGGTAATTCTAAGCACCGGAATGAATACGATAGAAAGTATTCAGAAAGCCGTAGCCATTTTTGATAAACACAACGTGCCGGTAGCTTTACTGCACACCACAAATTTATATCCGACTCCGGTACATTTAGTACGTTTCGGTGCGATGATGGAAATGCACAAGGCTTTCCCGGATAAAGTGTTCGGATTAAGCGACCATACCTTAAACAACAATGCCTGTCTGGGAGCAGTTGCACTGGGAGCGTCCGTTTTGGAAAGACACTTCACAGACCACATGAACCGGACCGGACCGGATATCGTGTGTAGTATGGACGAACAAAACTGCCATAACCTGATTGTCGATGCGGCAGAAATGGCGTTGATGCGGGGAGGAACAAAAAAACCGGCAGCAGAAGAGCAGGTCACTATCGATTTTGCCTTTGCAACCGTATGCAGTATTGCGCCTATACAAAAAGGAACAATCTTTACAAAAGATAATATATGGGTAAAACGTCCCGGAACAGGTAAGATATTAGCGGAACATTTTGATAATATCATCGGTAAAAAAGCAAGTCGTGACATCGAAAACGATGCACAGCTGGTTTGGGAAGATATCGTATAATATAGCGGAATCATGAAGAAAATTG
This region of Flavobacterium inviolabile genomic DNA includes:
- a CDS encoding acylneuraminate cytidylyltransferase family protein; the protein is MKTIVIIPARGGSKRLPEKNIKLLDGKPLIVHSIAYAKAHNNSIDGIFVSTDDEKIKQVALANNAIVINRPESLSGDFEPTVSALKHVLESIEEKPEIVILLQPTNPLRPKELLDKALDIFIKNNCDSLFTVTRNEQKLGKINAHRFVPFNYEIGQRSQDLEPLYFENGLLYITRAQLILEENRIISEKAYPMIVEHPFAAIDIDTQDDFEYASYLQQKYKEQ
- the neuB gene encoding N-acetylneuraminate synthase — encoded protein: MNPYIEIAGRKIGQDFPPLVIAEIGINHEGSLQTAKEMVDAAYRAGVEVVKHQTHIVADEMSGAAKKVIPGNADVSIYEIMERCALNEAEELELKKYVESKGMIFISTPFSRAAAERLKKFDIPAYKIGSGECNNYPLLEHIASFGKPVILSTGMNTIESIQKAVAIFDKHNVPVALLHTTNLYPTPVHLVRFGAMMEMHKAFPDKVFGLSDHTLNNNACLGAVALGASVLERHFTDHMNRTGPDIVCSMDEQNCHNLIVDAAEMALMRGGTKKPAAEEQVTIDFAFATVCSIAPIQKGTIFTKDNIWVKRPGTGKILAEHFDNIIGKKASRDIENDAQLVWEDIV